In a genomic window of Bemisia tabaci chromosome 1, PGI_BMITA_v3:
- the LOC109033121 gene encoding uncharacterized protein: MTRYALIALVMLSCHCASVDGDETLKVRVRLQNEGSENHCSNQEENSVVKNQGKWVILGVNHEEGTRQNLVARGASSDGKETRTWTDRIPTGGFFITSQRKCQNRCSRIFGYWEDPAEENLLNQPKIASVGKIYFGVKCSCFVDKRLKSLITERYGPNTAKYYTWLCRFRLFGLKYRKYFNKGDKAITFVASSELEDYIRRKQDEWTKMKEAQATLAALPDYSNTRRK, from the exons ATGACGCGATACGCTCTAATAGCTCTCGTGATGTTGAGTTGCCACTGCGCATCAGTCGATGGAGATGAAACGTTAAAAGTGCGGGTGAGACTTCAGAACGAAGGCAGTGAGAATCATTGTTCGAACCAAGAAGAAAACTCCGTTGTCAAGAACCAGGGCAAATGGGTCATCCTAGGAGTTAATCATGAAGAAGGGACGAGACAGAACCTTGTCGCCAGAGGTGCGTCATCGGATGGCAAAGAAACTCGTACTTGGACTGATCGCA TTCCAACGGGAGGATTCTTCATAACCTCTCAGAGGAAGTGCCAAAACCGATGCTCGCGGATATTCGGCTACTGGGAGGACCCAGCGGAGGAGAACTTGCTAAACCAGCCGAAAATTGCCTCTGTCGGGAAAATCTACTTCGGGGTTAAATGTTCCTGCTTCGTGGACAAACGACTCAAGTCCCTCATCACCGAAAGGTACGGCCCGAATACCGCTAAGTATTACACGTGGCTCTGTCGCTTTCGGCTGTTTGGATTGAAGTACCGCAAGTATTTCAACAAGGGGGACAAAGCGATCACATTCGTTGCATCTAGTGAACTGGAAGATTACATTAGAAGGAAGCAAGACGAATGGACCAAAATGAAAGAAGCCCAGGCAACGTTGGCTGCCCTGCCGGATTATTCCAACACGAGAAGGAAGTGA